A region of Thermodesulfovibrionales bacterium DNA encodes the following proteins:
- the speD gene encoding adenosylmethionine decarboxylase, with protein sequence MYALGAHLLVELKDCNPEILKSLEEVRDALVSAAREAKATIVDISFHEFSPFGISGMVVIAESHLSIHTWPEYGYAAVDIFTCGEVIRPEVAAAYLIERFESKSPSIVEMKRGILSHENIKLPHKCSESEMQSVA encoded by the coding sequence TTGTATGCTTTAGGTGCCCATCTTTTAGTTGAATTGAAGGATTGCAATCCTGAAATACTCAAGAGTCTCGAAGAAGTCCGTGACGCACTGGTCTCTGCAGCAAGAGAAGCAAAGGCCACCATTGTAGATATCTCCTTCCATGAATTCAGTCCCTTCGGAATCAGCGGCATGGTCGTTATCGCGGAGTCCCATCTCTCTATTCACACGTGGCCGGAATACGGCTATGCGGCAGTTGACATTTTTACCTGCGGCGAGGTGATCAGGCCGGAGGTGGCTGCTGCCTATCTCATCGAACGTTTTGAGAGCAAAAGTCCATCGATCGTGGAGATGAAACGGGGGATCCTGTCACACGAGAACATTAAACTGCCTCATAAGTGCTCAGAAAGCGAAATGCAGTCCGTTGCGTAG